The Microcystis panniformis FACHB-1757 region CTTGGAACGAAATAGAGGCTTTTAAAGACCGCGTACATGGAGAATTAAAACAAGAATTACCCTCGAAAAGCCTATTTTTCTACTAAGTATTTATGCTCATTGCAAAGGTGAGATGCTCCCTTATTTTAGAGGTGTCCCGATGAGTGCCGCTCTTTTGCCCGATTTCTCCATTAACCTCAATCAACGCCGTTGGTCTTGTGTCCTCGATCCCAACCTGGCCTTATCGGATTATGGTCTGCTCCTGGTCAAACAATTAGGACGATTTCTCGAATTATGGATAGCGCGAGAATTTTGGCATCTAATTGATAATAGCGATGTTTTCGATCGCTGGCGGCCTTGGCTAGAAGCGTCCCCAGAGAAGGGCAATTGCCCATCCCTTCTTACTCCGGAACTTTCTTCTCAAACCCGTCGCACTTTGCGGGAATGGGAAAGACTGCGACTAGAGACGGATTTAGGTAATCATCATCTATTTTGGATCGGCGATGGGCTTGGTGAATCCCTTTTGCCCAAAGAAACCGACAGCAGTTTAGTCAGTCGTTGGGAATGGTTAGCCCGCAGTTTAGATAGACAAATTCACACCGATCTGCTCGGCTATGCTTTCCGAGATGCGATCGCTTTGAGTGCCGCCTTGGGGTCGGCCTTTATCCTAACCCATCGCTCCCCGGAAGATCGGGCCCGCAACTTACCCCCAGTAATCTGTTCTACCTTGGAGAGTTGGGGCATCAACTGTCAGGAAATTGACCAACAAGATGCGATCGCTGCTTTGGAACGGGAACAATTACGCCAGTTATTCATCCAGTCTGGAGTCTCCAAATTGCTCTGGATGGGATTCCACCCAGTGGTTCTGCATTTAGTAGTTCCGGAAGCAATCAGGATCGATCCTCCTCCCAGTTGGTCCGAAGATATTTCTGCGAGCGAATTGGAATTAGAAGACTGGTCAGAAACTAGGGGAGAAAAAATTGATTTTTGGCAGGGTGCAAGGGGATTTTGGTATGAGATTTAACGTTGAAAAACCTTCCTTTTATTTTTCCAACTGACTTCTTACCCAATTCCGAAATGCTTTTACTAACTCTAGGTAATCTGTCTGGCCAGCTTGTTGTAAAAATATAGCAATTTCTAAGATGGGTAAATTAGGAAAAAATTGACTTGTTGGGGAGGTAATATAAGTGCCATTTTGTAATTGTTGGATGACCAGAGATTCCCCATTATAAACCCAAACCTCTGCCACGCCTAAATCTGCATAAACCTGAAGGCGATTTTGAGAACTGCTGGTGACATCAATTTCTATGACTAAATCTGGTGCAGGGTCTTCATTTAAGTCCAGTCGCTTTTTCCCCCGAACCGCCTCAATATTATCAATGTAAAAGCATTCATCCGGTTCTGCACCACTCAATTTAGGGCGTTTAAAGGTGGTAGAACCAAGGGGATAAATCGGGACTGCTGATTCTTCCGCTAGGGTTTCGACAAAGCGACCGATGAGGGTTTTACTAAATTCGTGTTCTGGGGAAGGAGCCATGATTTCTAAATTGCCACGATTGTAGGTCAGCCGCAGACGGCGATCGCTCATTTCTTCTAGCAGCGTTTCGTAGGTTTCCCAGCTAATCCCGGACAGGTGAATTATTTCAGCCGGTGGTGCGAGCAGTGTTGCAGTCATAGATTCAAGCAAAAATCCCATGCTTCCATTTTAGAATACTGATAACTGATATATGAATAATTCACGACCAGATAGTGCCAATTCCCTCCGTATTAACCAACCAGACTTAGTAATGGTGGCCGTTGCCGGTCAAATTGCCCATCCGGTCGGTCAGGCTAATCCCTATCGCATCGGTCATGATGGCATACCCCGAATCCTTCCGGCCACCGGGGGAATTGTCCTCAATCAACGGGTTGGCGATCGCTGTGTGGGTTTAATGGGGGATCATATTGAGCCGGGGGTGGCTCTCCATAATAATAGTCGGGAAATTATCGGCAGTCGTCGCGGCCCCAATCTCGCCCTGATTACCTATGCTTGTCTGGGCAATCGCGCTAGGGTGATTACCGGTCCTGCCACGGGTCAATCGGGTCTGGTGACGGGAAAACATGGGGGAGTAGACCACGTTTTGGTAGATTTTCCCCCTGCGGTTTTGCGTCGCTTACGGATCGGCGATCGAGTGCAAATCTATAGTTATGGTTTGGGGTTAAAATTATTAGACTATCCCGATCTGCGTTTATTTAACTGTTCCCCCGATTTCCTGCGGCGTTGGGGTTTAATTCCGGGTGATCGCGGTTTACAGGTCCCCGTGACTCATTTTGTCCCTGCTGCCGCTATGGGTTCGGGATTAGGCAAAAATACGGTCTGGCGCGGTGATTACGATATCCAGCTATTTGATCCGCAACTTCGCCGTCGCTATCGTCTCGATACTCTTCGATTCGGCGATTTGGTTGCCATTGGCTCGGCGGATACCCGTCACGGTCCTAGTTACCGTCAAGGTCGGATTACTTTCGGGATTATCGTCCATGGCGATAGTACGGTCAGTGGTCATGGTCCCGGGGTTATGCCTTTACTAACAGGTTCCTGCCAACGTTTACAACCTCTCTATGATGGCGGGGCTAATTTTGCCGCTCTGTTTAATTTGCGATCGCTACCCCCCGCTCAAGTCTATTCTCCTCTGGTCAATCCTTCCGGAATTACTCCTCGGTCTAGGGAAGTTTCTGTTAGTCACTAGACCTCTTGTAAAAATCAAAAATTGTTGTTAGGGTTAGGAGTCAGGAGTCAGTAGTCAGTAGTCAGGAGAATTAAGAATGAATAATAATCAATTAAACGGTCTATTTCCAGATTTTATGTAATTTAATCCTTGTTTTTGCCGTTTTTGAATCCTCAAAAATTAATTATGCAAGAGGTTTACTCTTAGTTTTTTATGGTTGAGCTAGAAACTCAATTATTGTTAAGTTTTTCTAATTTATTGGCAAGTTTTTCTGGAAAATTTTACAATGATCGAGCTTCGTCT contains the following coding sequences:
- a CDS encoding Uma2 family endonuclease produces the protein MTATLLAPPAEIIHLSGISWETYETLLEEMSDRRLRLTYNRGNLEIMAPSPEHEFSKTLIGRFVETLAEESAVPIYPLGSTTFKRPKLSGAEPDECFYIDNIEAVRGKKRLDLNEDPAPDLVIEIDVTSSSQNRLQVYADLGVAEVWVYNGESLVIQQLQNGTYITSPTSQFFPNLPILEIAIFLQQAGQTDYLELVKAFRNWVRSQLEK
- a CDS encoding DUF4438 domain-containing protein → MNNSRPDSANSLRINQPDLVMVAVAGQIAHPVGQANPYRIGHDGIPRILPATGGIVLNQRVGDRCVGLMGDHIEPGVALHNNSREIIGSRRGPNLALITYACLGNRARVITGPATGQSGLVTGKHGGVDHVLVDFPPAVLRRLRIGDRVQIYSYGLGLKLLDYPDLRLFNCSPDFLRRWGLIPGDRGLQVPVTHFVPAAAMGSGLGKNTVWRGDYDIQLFDPQLRRRYRLDTLRFGDLVAIGSADTRHGPSYRQGRITFGIIVHGDSTVSGHGPGVMPLLTGSCQRLQPLYDGGANFAALFNLRSLPPAQVYSPLVNPSGITPRSREVSVSH